One window from the genome of Cryptomeria japonica chromosome 6, Sugi_1.0, whole genome shotgun sequence encodes:
- the LOC131060148 gene encoding uncharacterized protein LOC131060148: MATTTSSTPQRTFKTDPNSPLWKYVKIIDQVKGGGTFLWICNFCSTKKTSSYSRVKAHFCAIPQQGIKPCLGKNGNGMSPQEIAGYIREQEEADARVGRASNHPLLTGRGSKSKRPPTSPSYSDFPDIVVESHPFLDPISEEPVIVKRSKGPLERAFKNDAREIADQSVGRCLYANGLSFNVVRSPYWQDMLKKVNEAPQGYTGPGYEKVRSTLLAKEVKNIDNALAPIRNSWKQTGVSIISDGWKDTKNRPLINVIAVCPKGAMFLKAVDCEGQMKDAQFIANILIQCIQDVGPQNVVQVITDNAKNCRAAGMLIETRFEHIFWTPCAVHSLNLMLQKIGRKIDWIKQIYVEAEEIQMFITNHNMSQAIFRSFSQLELLKVAETRFASNTIVLRRLVKVRQPLASMVISQSWSLWRQSNTERAANVKRMILDDTWWDRVEYLLSFTEPIMSMIRYTDMDHPCLGEVYDGIDSMIEKMKAIINAKEQDPEETFFKEVQSICVERWNKMTTPLHLLAFALTPKFYSDEMLAKPSRVPPYRDSEVSEGCRTALTKLFPDSEMEDLMTSEFADFVASNGQSVSALRDKYKKDSHAWWYLNGHTSPNLQTLAIKVLSQVASSSSSERNWSTYSFIHSVKRNRLAASKAEELVYVHSNLRLLTHKQNEYKDGSTKFWDVDPERTDLDFSAATQSLLSGESDSQCAASASGSEAACGSSTLPTSSNVNDDVDLDLPSDPYDAIADY, from the exons atggcaacgactactagctctactcctcaacggactttcaaaactgacccaaattcacctttatggaaatatgtcaaaataatagaccaagtaaaaggtggtggaacatttttatggatatgcaacttctgtagtacgaaaaaaactagctcctacagtcgtgtcaaagcccatttttgtgccattccccaacaaggaatcaaaccatgtctaggaaagaatggaaatgggatgtcacctcaagaaatagcaggatatattagagagcaagaggaagcagatgcaagagttggtcgtgcctcaaaccatcctttgttgacaggaagaggaagtaaatcaaagaggccccctacttctccatcttatagcgattttcctgatatcgtggtagagagccacccattcttggacccaattagtgaagaacctgttattgtgaagagaagcaagggaccattagagagagcatttaagaatgatgctagagagattgcagatcaatccgttggaagatgtctatatgcaaacggtttgtcatttaatgtggtacgatcaccatattggcaggatatgttgaaaaaggtaaatgaggctccacaagggtacacagggccaggttatgagaaggtgcgtagcaccttactagcaaaggaggtaaaaaacatagacaatgcattggctcccattagaaattcatggaaacaaacaggggtgtccatcatttcagatggatggaaggataccaaaaatcggccattaattaatgtaattgcagtgtgccctaaaggggcaatgtttctgaaagctgtggattgtgagggacagatgaaggatgcacaatttattgctaacatccttatacaatgcattcaggatgtgggacctcaaaatgttgtccaagtaataacggacaatgcaaagaattgtagagctgcaggtatgttgattgagacacggtttgaacacatattttggacaccttgtgctgtccactctctcaacctcatgctacaaaagataggcaggaaaatagattggatcaaacaaatttatgttgaggctgaagagatccaaatgttcatcacaaaccataacatgtcacaggccattttcagatcattttcacagttggagttgctaaag gttgccgagacccgatttgcatccaacacaatcgtcttgaggcgacttgtgaaggtgcgacagccacttgctagcatggtaattagtcaaagttggtccctatggaggcaatccaatactgaaagggcagcaaatgtaaagcgcatgatcctagatgacacttggtgggatcgagtggaatatcttttgagtttcactgagcccatcatgagtatgatccgttatactgacatggatcacccatgtttgggagaggtatatgatggcattgactcgatgattgagaaaatgaaagccatcatcaatgcaaaagagcaagatcccgaagaaactttcttcaaagaggttcaatcaatttgtgttgagcggtggaacaaaatgaccaccccactacatcttcttgcatttgcattgactcccaaattttatagtgatgaaatgcttgctaagccatcaagggtaccaccatatagagattcagaagtcagtgaagggtgtaggacagcacttactaaactcttcccagattctgaaatggaggatttaatgacaagtgagtttgctgattttgtagcctccaatggtcaaagtgtttccgctctccgtgacaagtataaaaaggattctcatgcttggtggtacctcaatggccatacatcaccaaaccttcaaactcttgcaatcaaagttttatcgcaa gttgctagttcctcttcatctgagcgaaattggagcacatactcctttatccactcagtgaaacgcaaccgactggcagcaagtaaggcagaagagctcgtttatgtgcattcaaacttgcgccttcttactcataaacaaaatgagtataaggatgggagcacaaagttttgggatgtagatccagagcgaactgatttggatttttcagctgccacacaatctttactttctggggagtctgatagccaatgtgctgctagtgcaagtggtagtgaggctgcatgtggttccagtactctacctacatcatctaatgtcaatgatgatgttgatcttgatcttcctagtgacccatatgatgctattgctgattattag